The region taattaaattatcaataaatatatataactaatatccatTCTATTCTTACCTGGTGTCTAACCTGAGGATGTGATCGCCTGCCGCTGGTGTGAcccatcttttgcttatctCAATTGGCACGATTTGTCGCACTACGTTCCTActtgtaatatgatattagaactAGGTATAGAGaatccatttgatatatctaccatacataaatcatacatacctgTGCTTGTTCACATCCCCAATACTCCACAAGAACGTTCCATTGTTCTGGGTCCACCCCAAAGCGGTATTTTTGATAGACGAGTCGCATCTGTCTCATGGCAATCATAATGTCTCTTCAAGATGGCTTTGtactctctccacttcttggaagcaTGTTGTAAGCAAATTGATCTCTATGTTGTGGGTACATCGGTGTTATCCTGCAATGATACACTTATtagagtataaaagtttaggGTCAAATAGATAAGAATCAGAGACGTTATTTACTCACCAAGACTTCTTGCCAGATGCGCTCCTTATATGGTTCCATCCCTGGTGATCTCCAATCAGTAAATGTAAGGGGAGCAATACTCCTTACCATCACACCTAGTTGGGTTTCCAACTTACTTGCCATCTCCCCAATTGGTTGTCCTTCAGCATCAAATTCAACAtgaatcttttcctttccccactttgaaatttgtcttgatattcctcttcctttcttggcagtagatgacatggagcttgtacctgctaaaacataataacacaataagttcacattgaattagaaaataatagtaatttattattgttcatataaatttttggtatttaccttGTTGACTATGTGAGTCTTGGgggttggattgtgagtggatcaAGTCCTCTTCAGGATGCTGGGGACGTGACGGGACTGGGTTTGGGGTTGGATGATGGGATGGAACTGATTGTGAATCATTGTGGTGTGAATTTGTACTACGTGACATGGATCCAATTGGCCAACGAGTCTGCCTCTTAAGTGCCATTAGTGTAATTGCTtattattgatttgaatgtaaaaaataatctgttagcatatcaatttagattaaacaaaaataacaaatcaaaacataaaaagttaagaacataaatatatatacataccacatcattaaatattatgcaaAGAAGACATACATGTCACTTCAATATTAGAAATCATTATCGTCATTATGTGCAGTACCTCTTATCTGTTGCTAACTCCTGCTACACTGTGAATATGTAAACACAATGACTTCTACCGCTAAACCATcattgtatgtgtgtgtgtccaACTAATGCATTTATTGAAGCTGCACATAAGACATCTCACACCTGTATGAACAAATTACAAATACAATTAGTACTGATGATCAATTGTCCCTATCGTCCCAACTTTGTTATTTGATTTATAGTTGGAAGAGTTTATAAGCTCTTTCCAACaatgtttttcaaaaaactattctttataaatttattttttgatggttTGTAGGTTACATGGAAGAAGATCAATTTGGTTGAGTAAAtgacatattaattatatgtctTTAAATAAATCtgaaatttacataaaaaaaaatccctaatcCCCAATTCTAGTTTCTATCATTTAGTTGTCTCACTGACGTCAGTTTTATTGGTCGAAATTGCCATCGTCATTGTTATTCATCATTTGTTAAAAGaagatttataaaaaataaatttaagctCACATTAGTAAAGTGATTTGGAGGCAGAACTCGCTGCCCGCTGCTCGTTTAAGCGTTCAtgtgaatattttttgtaaaatttttatttttacaagaatcactttagaaaaaatattttaacatctgACCAAAAAATATGGCAAATCTTTTATGTATGTTTGGCcgcaaaaaaatatttttaataataaaatcatcaaaagaaacgtTAACAAAAGTGTTTATATAATGAATATCATTTGGTGACAGATAAAATTTTAGCTTAGCAAGACCCTAATAATATACCATCCATCATTTAAATTGCCTATATATTTAAATTGGATATGCACATATCCATTGCTTTCACCATAACTTTGCTAACAAACTTAATTGACACATAATAACAAATTAATGTCTAAAACAGTGAGTCAGTGACCATTGCGTGACTTGCTCGACCACATTCACAGAGGGATCACACGTTATTGAATtattgtatataaaaaatatcccCAAAATCCTGCCATTGACTACAATATTCACAGAGGGATCACCAGTTGCATAGCATATTCACTTTCAAGTTTCTCATTCTATGAATGCCCAAATAATAGTTCTTCCCATGAGATGTTccacaattaattttattattgtatatataaaaaaagccaaataaattatttacagATCCTCTTCACagcattgaattttttaattaaataatatttacctagttttaattagtttattttggCACAAATTCAAGCCTCAAAAAGAAATAGAACTCTTAAATAGAACTGGAGGTCAGTAAACCCCAATAAAATTGTTCAACAAACTCAATTTGTATGCATaacagtttaattaattatttgttagaTTATAATGTGATTTGATGATGTAATCGAATTTGTAtgcataaaatagaatttaattgaattgaaattttaaaaattcgatTCAAAGAGggcgagagagacagagacataCCTAATGATTCAAAAAGAGGCAGCGATTGGGCAAGAGAGACAACGTGATTTGCAAGGTCGAGAGCGACTGAGAGCGAGCGAGCGACTGAGAGTAAGCGAGAAAGGCCGAGAGCAACTGAGAGTGCGCGAGCAAGGCCGAGAGCAACTGAGAGTGCGCGAGCAAGGccgagagcgactgagagtgatcGATGGTGAGAAAGGCAGTGAATCAGTGGCGAGAAAGGGTTAGGGTTTATAGGGGGAGATTTTGCAAAAGAAGGGGCCGGGTGAagggaaaattaatttgggCGAGGGTGGGGGCGGGGGAGCGCGGGGGTATATAAATCGTATATCCCCGGCGATTTTAAAACTGTTGGGGATGGGCAAACATTACCAGCGGTTtgtaaaaccgccggtaattgGTCAAAATTACCaatagttttaaaaatcgccgatAATGTGTCAACATCACCGACAGTTTCTAAAAATCGTCGGAGATGGTTCAATATAACCGACGGTTCTTAAACCGCCAGGGATTATGCTGTTTTCCCGACGATTATTTAAACCGTCGAAAAAAGTTCGTCGACAATACCCCTTTTCCTTGTAGTGAAGAGAGTGGCATCTGATTGATCTCTTGAATACTTTAGTTGAGTTCTTTATCTTTTAGATCCATATGGATCATATTGTTGGATgtaattatcattttttattttattattattttatttatttattctcccTTGACTTGGTTCTTATAACCTTTCTAATGGTCTTTTCtgtatctatttttctttccaataatcatattttttattcactttTAATTCCACCAGTCTATTATTTTATACTTCACCTAAACAATCATTACAGTTCATGAGATACGTCgtagttttaaatttaagtaaTCAAGATTTAGAAAGTAATAGCCAACATGTGCCGTAATGCAGACAAAGggagaatataaataaattttaaaaaataatgaacatCAACcatataataaaattgatttaaacaaataaagaatgaaaaaaCTAGAGTAATATATGATAAGTAtacaatttcttttatatataactgCTCCTTGTGATTACATGCATATAATATGTACAAATTATTTAGGGACAGAACAATGAATCATGTGTAAGATTGACAAATTACTTCATTTGTGGGATGGAACCACTACAAGGAAAAGGGGTATTGTCGGTAAATTTTTTCCGGCGATTTGAATAATTGTCGGGAAAACACCATAATCCCCGATGATTATTAAAATTGTCGGCGATTTAACACAATCTCCGACGATTTTGAGAAACCGCCGGTAATATTTACCCATTACCGGCAATTTTTAAAACCGTCAGTGATGTTGGCCCATCCCCGAcagtttttaaaaccgccgggaatatataatttatatacccCGCGCGCCCCCGCCcccgccctcgccctcgcccccgcccaaattaatcttcccctcacccccttctcttccaaaatcTCCCCCGCAAATCCTAGCCgtctctcgctcgctctcgtCGCTGCCTCCCGTCACCTATCGGAGACCTCATGAGCTCACTCGACAGCCAGCGAGTGTACAGAGAAGTCACCCTTGTTAACAATATGGAAAACAATATCTGATAATATAAATTAGTCAAGTCAGGAAGAATTGAACAGGTTGGGAATTATATAAATTGGTCATTGTTGTTGATACATAGTGTTTTTCAGTTTCAAAGATTTACCAAAAATTTTGTATTACCATTCCTCCctcatattataatattaattggCTATTAGgcatatgaaaatatattaagctgtattttaattttaattatgaaaactCAAATTCACCATACAAAGTGTATGTGTTGCGAAAAATTTTCTAGACACTCAATAATGGCCTATAAATTAACTACCCACACTAAGTACATAAAATCCTATGTCCAGCTCCCCCAAAGAAATTGAACCGCATGATTATGATTATTTATAGGGTTAAAGATTGTTTATGAAGCATTCACATGGAGATATGTAAAAGAAAatggatatgtatatatatatattagtattaatTACCTCCCTTTCATCCTCCCATGTCAAATCAACCAAACATTGActtgaaaaatcaaactaaaaaaaaaactattgaaACACTAGAAGGAAGTTACACAGACAACTTTAGAATACTCTACATATATATGACCTTTACCGAAACAAAAAccaaattccaaataaatagcAACGAAATGGCATATTTATGACATACATTTTTGTAACATTCCATATCAAGTGATAAAAAGGTCTAggacaacttatcctgataggTCTAAGCAAATTTCCTAGAGAGTCACTCATTCTTGAATTACCCCAGATCAAGTACACTTaccttgagagttctttgcctatattcaatcaaaaggtattcagttggtgttgttttcttccttatttactctcgatatatactatcttCCTCTGAGCTATTGGAGTATTACACACATCATATCATCATCATGGGACCCACAGCTGCGAGTCAGCTCTCAGCTATCGTCTTTCAACGACCAAGAGGCCCACCATACTTATGAGCCCTTCAGTCACTTTCTGGGTGACCGAGGTGAGACGAACCCGGTGCATCCACACCAACCAAAATCAAATGCAAATTTCATATCAGATCTGTTACAAGTGATGTTATAgggaaccaaaaaaaaaatccactgAGATGGTGGTGGTCACATAAATTTTTCCAGCGATGGCAGCAAACTGTGACTGCGGTGGCCATAATAGACGAAAACACAGCAGGCAACGACAATAGAAACGAATGACAACTACAATGATAGAGCAGGCGATGTGCACAGAAAATAGCTACGATGACGACAATAGATAAGGCAATGCGTGCAGAAAGTAGTGACAATGATGGTGAATGAGCAAGTGGTGTGTACAAAAGATGGTGATAGAGCATGCGATGTGTGTGGAAGATATAGCTACGACGATGGTGACAGAGTTGGCGGTGTGCAACGCAACAGGTAGTGTGCCTGAAAGACAACAATGGCGACAATGACACAAGTGGTCTGCACTAGTGACAGCGACGATTGTCGAAGAAGCACAATTGCCGGTTGACAAACAAGGCGATCAAGCCTGGTCCTGGGCCTAGGTTGTCTAGGCAGCCACCTAAGGCCCCCTTCATAcaactaattttaatttctttttggtaattttagggaagctcataaattatttaataatcatcataatttaaattattttattagttatcataatattaaattattttatttttatcaatcaaataattattaatatttttttcataaattattttatatttttaataactaaatgtttcaaaaaaataaacaaaaaataatgataGAAGATGCCTTGCCTCTTTCCCTTAGCTGAATCCCCAAATCTCCAAAGTTTAAAGTCCAAACCTCCAttgccttcatcttcttcacatACTCCCTCATTTGCCGTCTCTAGTTAGTCGATCGGTGCTACTCGCTTGTCGTCATTAGCGGAAGACCACTATTCTGTTTAGGTATGCACTGCTCTctaatttactattttatgtTGAAAATTCTATTTGGCTTTAATGAGAAAACAAGTACTAAGTTCTCAAAAAGCTTGGTAACGATGGGTCTCAAGGTTGTTTTGTGGGCAATAGGTAAAGtgcaattaatttattttatttttttatggttgtgttcttttgttaatttattttgtagatttcaatttaaatattaaatctaaTCAGGTTCTATTGTTTCTCaattacatttaaatttgatattgtattaattttcatatttgaattgatttattatgtctattagaaaatacttgttgatttttcatctaaacATACTAgaagagtaaatttaaaatgaaatattgtaaattttaaattattattctgaTAACTTTGAatgttttatataataaaaaaacttattcgTATtcattacatataattttatttttaaatgtagaTGACCCCATATAAAGTTTCGCTTAAAGGCCTAAAAATCTCTAAGGCTCTAAATATCTCAAGACTGCCCTGAAGGTGGTCAATTGATGAAAACGACATTGGCTAGGGTTTCTTGTAAAGCATATGGGGGAGAAGAAGttgaaagatatatatatatatatatatatcggcatTAGAGAGGGTTTTATCTCTAATTCCCTCTTCattaaaaatagagaaagaaataataggTCTTTAATGGAAACAATTTGTATCTAAATCAAAGGtaaataatttttgactttgtttccctttttggtgaaaaagaatcaaattaataaaaaatttatgaatgaaaattacaaaaaatgtaaaactataataattaataaaaaataattacttagatactaactaaaatataattactCCTCATTGATTGGAAAAGTAATTACTCGTCATTAATTTGTGTTTTcctagttattaattttttttatggtttatgTCAAAGGATTGGAATAATTGTAAATGTCAagttttgttaattattattttgtaaatttcaaagtaaatgaGAATAAtgggaattttttattttttaaattaaattaattaaatttaactaaaaaaatatggaagttcattttactaattttaataagtATTACCTTAGGTAGAGCTTAGTCTGTCTCCCAGTTTATGAACTAGCTAGAGCGTAGTACATGACCTCACTACCAAACTAAAATCGGTGGTGATGGCGTGAGTCATGACGTTCACTTTTGACTATGAGGCGTCACAGCTTACGTCTGTACCTGCGGCGTGGCCAGCTCCCCTTGCTTGCTTCTTTATCTTCCACTCAGCatcccccatctctctctctctctgtctctctctatatatctaTTCATTCATCCTCGCAGCCAGAGAGAGCAGAGGCAGAGAcaagagagagatcagagaggAGAAGATCAACAAAAGCAGAAAGAAATGGCCGGGGTGCGAAGAATTAAGCTGGGTTCCCAAGGTTTGGAGGTCTCGGCGCAGGGTCTCGGCTGCATGGGCATGTCCGCCTTCTATGGCCCTCCAAAACCCGAAGAAGAGATGATCAAGCTCATCCACCACGCCGTCAACTCCGGCGTCACCTTCCTGGACACTTCCGACGTCTACGGCCCCCACACCAACGAAATCCTTCTCGGCAAGGTACCCCTTGTTGGGTTCATTTCGATTCAATGTAGTTATtgtgtttgatgaaatgccGAGTGATTGGCCAAATGAATTTGGTGGAATTTTCCAGGCGCTGAAGGGTGGGGTAAGGGAGAAAGTGGAACTGGCTACCAAATTTGGGGTCATAATGGCCGGCGGCAAAATGGAGGTCCGCGGCAATCCGGCCTACGTGCGGGCCGCCTGCAAGGCCAGCTTGAAGCGGCTCGACGTCGATTGCATTGATCTCTATTACCAGCACAGGATTGACACTAGCCTTCCCATCGAAGTCACGGTTCGAACTATCCCCCTTCCCCTTTTCTGTCTTCTACCTGTTCTGTACAAATATGTGTACCTTTACTTCTATTACTTGCTGTACTAATCAATCACCTACCGTATACCAAGATTAGATTTCCATAATTCTCAAATACTAAGCGATGAATTTAGTACCTACTACAAAGGGTTGCCTTCCAGTTAACATAGTGAAACATTGGTCCAATTATTTTAGTAGGAGTCGGAACTAGTTAGACCGATGATAAAGCAAATCACAATTTAACAAGGAGGTTAACCCAGTGCACTACTCTCTCGCACTGTGGGCTCTTAGGAAGGTAAATTATACAGTCTTATCCTTACTTAGCAAAGAGACTGTTTCCTGACCAATCACCATTTCAACATAGATCAATTATATTAAACTCTGCCTCCCAATTCATCTCTCGAAGCAATTCATGCATAAAGAATTGTTAATTTGTACAAACTTTAAGCCTTGGTCTTGTAGAGCATGACAATCTCACTTGCTACTTCCATTTCTCTCAAAGGCACTAGGTTTTGCACCTCTTTGCAACGATTCTCTTATTTTGGTCGTATTTTATTTCTGAAAGCTTATCAagtgtttcaaattcattttgacTTCGCTTCACCAGATGGGGGAACTCAAGAAGCTGGTTGATGAGGGCAAAATAAAGTATATTGGTCTATCTGAGGCCTCTGCTTCAACAATCAGAAGAGCTCACGCTGTTCATCCAATTACAGCAGTCCAATTAGAATGGTCTTTGTGGACAAGAGATGTGGAGGAAGAAATAGTTCCAACTTGCAGGTGAGGTATCTGTTCTGCTAACAAATCTGTAGGCGTAATTGGCATTCCAAGTTTCTAATTTGAATCCTCTTGAATTGTTCAGAGAGCTTGGCATTGGGATTGTTGCATACAGTCCATTAGGAAGAGGATTCTTTTCTTCAGGTCCCAAGATTGTTGAGAACGCCTCAAATAACGACTTCAGAAAGGTTTTTGTGTACAAcacataatactttattttcgGAATGTAACTCTGTTAGGCAATATTGAAGCAATGCTATTCTGAAATTTTAGTAAGTTTTCTCATAGTAATATTTtgcatttataataaattttatggatgataaaaagatgaagaatagtAAAGCAACTGGGCTAGATTATATCCTGATGGAAGCATGACAATGAATGGGAGAAGAGAGCAATTTTTGGATAGCAAAATTGTTTAATGTGATCTTTACATTAAGAAGGACGTCGCATGAGTAGAGAAGACGCtgaaaattgtgaaaatgatGAGAGGAATCAAGAAGCTGGGAAAAACTTCCAGATAGTGGCCTTAGTTTACTAACTTATTTCATCATCGATGGTCTCTAATTCCATAGAAAGTCAGATTTTGGTTTTGCATAATGACTATCAATTTGGT is a window of Diospyros lotus cultivar Yz01 chromosome 10, ASM1463336v1, whole genome shotgun sequence DNA encoding:
- the LOC127811450 gene encoding probable aldo-keto reductase 4 codes for the protein MAGVRRIKLGSQGLEVSAQGLGCMGMSAFYGPPKPEEEMIKLIHHAVNSGVTFLDTSDVYGPHTNEILLGKALKGGVREKVELATKFGVIMAGGKMEVRGNPAYVRAACKASLKRLDVDCIDLYYQHRIDTSLPIEVTMGELKKLVDEGKIKYIGLSEASASTIRRAHAVHPITAVQLEWSLWTRDVEEEIVPTCRELGIGIVAYSPLGRGFFSSGPKIVENASNNDFRKRFPRFQGENLKHNSIIFERVKEMAAKKGCTTGQLALAWVHHQGSDVCPIPGTTKIENFNQNIGALSVKLTPEEMAELESIASADAVKGDRKGDMGSSWKESETPPLSSWKTE